One genomic segment of Plasmodium vivax chromosome 9, whole genome shotgun sequence includes these proteins:
- a CDS encoding dynein light chain type 2, putative (encoded by transcript PVX_091345A) produces the protein MDGSSKGNTKNEDSNDNEKNNKEENKINMGGFQFFANTCEEKLKLFLENYFSAKSSADLTFKAENPVGGMPTGGSAETSGEADGKEGHANCSGNDHVANDSSNENEDEQENYFEKNPPIKSNYDKMAIHLVDEVQQFIKPYVNERHKIVVQGIIGENKKQGIHVASKSLWNVETDNYISAKYVNDFIFVTVIVFLLYNE, from the exons ATGGATGGAAGTAGCAAAGGCAACACGAAAAATGAGGACAGCAACgataatgagaaaaataacaaggaggagaataaaataaacatggGGGGGTTTCAATTCTTTGCTAATACCTGCGAAGAAAAGCTAAAactttttttggaaaattatttcagCGCGAAAAGCAGCGCGGATTTAACCTTCAAAGCGGAAAATCCAGTGGGGGGAATGCCCACAGGGGGGAGTGCTGAAACCAGTGGGGAAGCAGATGGAAAGGAGGGACATGCAAACTGCAGTGGTAATGACCACGTGGCGAATGACTCCTCCAACGAGAACGAAGACGAGCAGGAAAATTACTTCGAAAAGAACCCCCCCATTAAAAGCAATTACGACAAGATGGCCATCCACCTGGTGGACGAAGTGCAGCAGTTCATAAAGCCCTACGTCAATGAGCGGCACAAAATTGTCGTCCAAGGGATTATCGGGGAGAACAAGAAGCAAGGG atTCACGTTGCCTCCAAGTCCCTCTGGAACGTCGAAACGGATAACTACATTTCGGCGAAGTACGTCAACGATTTCATTTTCGTCACCGTGATAGTCTTCCTTTTGTACAACGAGtga
- a CDS encoding hypothetical protein, conserved (encoded by transcript PVX_091335A): MDGKEGPVSKSQVTHRRAQGGSLAGAVDERRNSEKEGGAQQNGGKQNGGKQSGGEQNGGAQSRGEANGLEGEKIKISTRSIVLFQVLLFLVFFFVLLIGSFNFSFKLFQVREKHLYELLDSIKDLPSCGYAPYPTRGEEGEGPVRHENPEQLIDSTSDLSSENLNFKYYFTRGKHYKKAEKKVTKEKNGSNSGGSSGGSSGGSSGGSNNGNSGNSADIKIFICLNKKKKLFQFTNFYDALLRGKKCAFKIVTFFFNEIWNAFFAKELDSSSDGQAEQLLNGDYVKLGGEVAATYVRFSKLMRVTNSYRKKYYVDMESLFYLYLDDICFYHDIASLGGAPPPQQRQSQQQRQSEQQRHSEQSQPPQQPRTKRDITLLVKHISKYLKDEVLLNMLHTLYLGVCVDGAVIANSSKGGQKDAKKREDKRTTLPAATNNAHILENIKTYEGYYEAYHKMEAMRNASRHSIFLSRIRKKIKTIASLKSLNGCFKKYIANLKTIPFYFFLDDFFDTPCYVYNKLISNILRYYYKGIFLYFIILLGCIHVFFSPFPITLVHFRRFFIYFLIIMYRLFILYFIPSIIQYIIYKFHYFKEEEHMHIFDYSDHVILFSTLLFIISLETKAIEYTIKHQKVSSEYFHFKYNRKLCVLLLKFILLYYYVLIFFFLYTSYFTSKYFHTTNEIFVAYFFSTFSIFFIFYFCLYKNYFSFYSIGITSYVQKDALHAPPHSFHASPYIYSAYASLRDKFPVE; this comes from the coding sequence ATGGATGGTAAGGAAGGGCCAGTCAGCAAGAGCCAGGTCACCCACCGGAGAGCGCAGGGCGGCAGTCTTGCGGGCGCGGTGGACGAGAGGAGGAACAGCGAGAAGGAAGGCGGAGCGCAGCAGAACGGCGGCAAGCAAAACGGAGGCAAGCAAAGCGGCGGTGAACAGAATGGCGGCGCGCAAAGCCGCGGCGAGGCAAACGGACTGGAGggagaaaagataaaaatcaGCACGAGGAGCATAGTCCTGTTCCAAGTGCTGCTCTTCctagtgttttttttcgtgctgCTGATCGGGTCATTTAACTTCAGCTTTAAGCTTTTCCAAGTGAGGGAAAAGCACCTGTACGAGCTCCTGGACAGCATAAAGGACTTGCCCTCCTGTGGGTATGCGCCTTACCCCACAAGGGGTGAAGAGGGCGAAGGGCCCGTCCGTCACGAAAACCCAGAGCAGCTGATCGACTCCACGAGCGACCTTTCGAGCGAAAACTTAAATTTCAAGTACTATTTCACGCGAGGGAAGCATTACAAAAAGGCGGAAAAGAAGGTGACCAAGGAGAAGAATGGCAGTAACAGCGGCGGCAGTAGCGGCGGCAGTAGCGGCGGCAGTAGCGGCGGCAGTAATAATGGCAACAGTGGCAACAGCGCGGATATAAAGATATTCATTTGCctgaataaaaagaaaaaactgtTCCAGTTCACCAACTTCTACGACGCCCTGctgaggggcaaaaaatgcgCATTCAAAATtgtcacctttttttttaacgaaatATGGaacgccttttttgccaaagaATTGGACAGCTCCAGCGATGGACAGGCGGAGCAGCTTCTGAATGGCGACTATGTAAAACTCGGCGGGGAAGTCGCTGCGACGTACGTCCGCTTCAGCAAGCTAATGCGCGTTACCAACTCGTATAGGAAGAAGTACTACGTCGATATGGAGTCCCTCTTTTACCTCTACCTGGACGACATATGCTTCTACCACGACATCGCCTCCTTggggggagccccccccccgcagcagcggcagtcgcagcagcagcggcaaTCGGAGCAGCAGCGGCATTCGGAGCAATCGCAACCGCCGCAGCAACCGCGGACGAAACGAGACATCACCCTGCTGGTAAAGCACATAAGCAAATACCTGAAGGACGAAGTGCTGCTGAACATGCTGCACACGCTGTACCTCGGCGTGTGCGTGGACGGCGCGGTTATTGCGAACtcctccaagggggggcaaaaagacgcgaaaaaaagagaagataAAAGAACAACCCTCCCCGCCGCCACAAACAACGCacacattttggaaaacatCAAAACGTACGAAGGCTACTACGAGGCGTACCACAAAATGGAGGCAATGCGAAACGCAAGCAGGCACAGCATTTTTCTGAGCAGaataaggaagaaaataaaaacgataGCCAGTTTGAAGAGCCTAAATGGGTGTTTCAAAAAGTACAttgcaaatttaaaaacaattcctttttactttttcctGGATGATTTTTTTGACACCCCCTGTTATGTATACAACAAATTAATTAGCAACATATTAAGATATTATTACAAAGGAATATTCctctattttattattctccTGGGATGCATTcacgtgtttttttctcccttcccAATTACGTTGGTACACTTTCGGAGGTtctttatttactttttaataatcaTGTATcgcctcttcattttgtatttcatCCCATCCATAATTCAGTACATCATTTATAAGTTTCACTATTTCAAAGAGGAGGAGCACATGCATATTTTTGACTACTCAGATCAcgtgattttattttccacccTTTTGTTTATTATATCTCTTGAGACCAAGGCTATTGAATATACCATCAAACATCAGAAGGTCAGCTCGGAGTACTTCCATTTTAAATACAACAGAAAATTGTGTGTGttgttattaaaatttattttgctttactattatgttcttattttttttttcctttatacCAGTTATTTTACTTCTAAATATTTCCATACCACCAACGAAATTTTCgttgcctattttttttccacattttccatattttttattttttacttttgtttatataaaaattatttcagtTTTTACAGCATAGGGATTACTTCCTATGTGCAGAAGGACGCCCTCCATGCGCCCCCCCACTCCTTTCACGCTTCCCCCTACATCTACAGCGCCTACGCCTCCCTGCGGGATAAGTTCCCCGTGGAGTGA
- a CDS encoding mitogen-activated protein kinase 2, putative (encoded by transcript PVX_091340A): protein MLKKKKELSSADGEEKNVKKKNSIAVKSACLRKKGNTSTEATDGEEKAAKGDHVKGKTQGGAAKQCTIVERKKSERGKEKRVAMSEVATSEVATSEAATSDVAASDVTTSEVAPSKVAASKVAPSKVAPSKVAPSKVAASKAAASKAAAQGGDEKINIKEAIIKNVKVPDNYEIKHLIGRGSYGYVYLAYDRSTKKNVAIKKVNRMFEDLIDCKRILREITILNRLKSNYIIRLRDLIIPEDLLQFDELYIVLEIADSDLKKLFKTPIYLTEEHVKTILYNLLLGEKYIHESGIIHRDLKPANCLLNQDCSVKICDFGLARTINCENDIHIVQDLEEKEENEEPGPHNKNLKKQLTSHVVTRWYRAPELILLQENYTNSIDIWSTGCIFAELLNMLESHVNNPTNRFPLFPGSSCFPLSPDHNSKKVHEKSNRDQLNIIFNVIGTPSEEDLKSIKKDDVIRYIKLFPPREGIDFKKKFPSISEEGIDLLQSMLRFNAKNRITIDSALSHPYLKDVRKTKLESFTASKIILPFDDWMMLSETQLRYIFLKEIQSFHPELVIPPKLSVHEGTFYNDV from the coding sequence atgctcaagaagaaaaaggagcttTCCAGCGCAGAtggggaagagaaaaatgtcAAGAAAAAGAATAGCATAGCTGTGAAATCGGCTTGCCtgaggaaaaaggggaacaccaGTACGGAGGCCACGGACGGGGAGGAGAAGGCGGCAAAGGGCGACCAtgtgaaggggaagacgcaGGGGGGGGCTGCTAAGCAGTGCACCATcgtggagaggaagaaaagcgAGAGGGGCAAGGAGAAAAGAGTTGCCATGTCGGAAGTTGCCACGTCGGAAGTTGCCACATCGGAAGCTGCCACGTCGGATGTTGCCGCGTCGGATGTTACCACGTCGGAAGTGGCCCCCTCAAAAGTGGCCGCTTCAAAAGTAGCCCCCTCAAAAGTGGCCCCCTCAAAAGTGGCCCCCTCAAAAGTAGCCGCCTCCAAAGCCGCCGCCTCTAAAGCCGCcgcacaagggggggatGAAAAAATCAACATAAAGGAGGCAATCATAAAGAACGTGAAGGTGCCGGACAACTACGAAATCAAGCACCTGATAGGGAGGGGGTCCTACGGATACGTGTACCTAGCCTACGACAGAAGCACCAAGAAAAACGTCGCAATCAAGAAGGTGAATAGAATGTTCGAAGACCTAATTGACTGTAAAAGAATTCTAAGAGaaataacaattttgaaCAGGCTAAAAAGTAACTACATAATCCGATTGCGCGATTTGATCATCCCCGAAGATTTGCTACAGTTTGACGAGCTATACATAGTCCTCGAAATAGCAGATTCGGATTTGAAgaaactttttaaaacgcCAATATACCTGACGGAGGAGCATGTGAAGACCATTCTCTATAACTTACTGTTGGGGGAAAAGTACATCCACGAGTCGGGCATTATACACAGAGATTTAAAGCCAGCCAACTGTCTCCTGAACCAAGATTGCTCCGTTAAAATTTGCGATTTTGGATTAGCCAGAACGATAAACTGTGAAAATGACATTCACATAGTACAAGATTtagaggagaaggaggaaaatgaagaaccaGGCccacataataaaaatttgaagaaacaGCTAACCAGTCATGTGGTCACCAGATGGTATAGAGCTCCAGAGCTTATTTTGCTACAAGAAAATTATACCAATTCGATTGACATTTGGTCTACAGGATGCATTTTCGCTGAATTGTTAAATATGCTGGAGAGTCATGTGAATAACCCTACAAATCGATTCCCATTATTTCCGGGCTCCTCTTGtttccccctctcccctGATCATAACTCCAAAAAGGTACATGAAAAAAGCAACAGGGATCAGCTgaacatcatttttaacGTCATTGGGACCCCCTCGGAAGAAGATCTGAAGAGCATCAAGAAGGATGACGTCATCAGGTATATTAAACTCTTTCCACCCAGAGAGGGAATagactttaaaaaaaagttccccTCCATTTCGGAGGAGGGAATTGACTTACTACAGTCTATGCTTAGATTTAACGCGAAGAATAGGATCACAATTGACAGCGCTCTCAGTCACCCCTACCTGAAGGACGttaggaaaacaaaattggagAGCTTCACTGCTAGCAAGATTATTCTACCATTCGACGACTGGATGATGCTCTCCGAGACGCAGCTGCGGTACATTTTTCTGAAGGAGATTCAGTCCTTCCACCCAGAGCTGGTCATCCCGCCCAAGCTGTCCGTCCACGAGGGAACCTTCTACAACGACGTTTAG
- a CDS encoding glyoxalase I, putative (encoded by transcript PVX_091330A), with protein sequence MAEGKPALALGAKYNATWQQTMLRIYDPKETVAFYEKNFGMINIHTYHFDEYNFSLYFLITPPYDEEERKKIPPPNTIESEQYLWNLKTVCLELTHNHNSTEKLSNGNNDNDRGFGHIAFNCQDVTQFCDYLFKEKKVNFHKLPHETKMKSIGFALDPNDYWIEIVKRSSEVKWKDKEGIANFSQTMIRVKNPEKSLYFYLHILGMKLVHIKHASDFSLYFLKSPYVEGNKGGDISTKEKPEGEQNLPPYNFEELKKAYQSDEDYENLKTSWEPVLELTHNHGTENDDQFAYHNGNTEPRGFGHIGFLVDDLANYCQELEKLGIPFKKKIHEGQMNNIAFVYDPDNYLVELIQRGTTFGRN encoded by the coding sequence ATGGCCGAAGGAAAACCCGCCCTAGCGCTGGGCGCCAAGTACAACGCAACTTGGCAGCAAACCATGCTGCGTATCTATGACCCCAAAGAAACGGTTGCCTTCTACGAAAAGAACTTTGGCATGATAAACATCCACACGTACCATTTTGATGAGTACAACTTCTCCCTGTACTTTCTAATAACCCCTCCGtatgacgaagaagaaaggaagaaaatcccCCCACCAAATACGATCGAATCTGAGCAATACCTGTGGAACTTAAAGACCGTCTGCCTAGAACTAACCCACAATCACAACAGCACGGAAAAGTTAAGCAACGGAAATAATGATAATGATAGAGGATTTGGACACATCGCTTTTAACTGCCAAGATGTCACCCAATTTTGCGATTACCTatttaaagagaaaaaagtgaactTTCATAAATTGCCCCATgaaacgaaaatgaagagcatTGGCTTTGCACTCGACCCCAATGATTACTGGATTGAAATAGTCAAGCGATCCAGTGAGGTCAAATGGAAGGACAAAGAAGGCATCGCAAATTTTTCCCAAACTATGATTAGGGTTAAGAACCCAGAAAAAAgcttatatttctatttacacattttggGCATGAAACTAGTTCATATTAAGCACGCCTCGGATTTCTCCCTCTACTTTTTGAAGTCCCCCTACGTGGAAGGTAACAAAGGAGGAGATATTTCCACAAAGGAGAAACCGGAGGGGGAGCAGAATCTGCCTCCCTACAATTTTGAAGAGCTGAAGAAGGCCTACCAGTCTGATGAAGATTATGAGAATTTGAAAACTTCGTGGGAACCCGTCCTGGAACTAACCCACAATCATGGGACAGAAAATGACGATCAATTTGCGTACCACAATGGGAACACAGAGCCGAGAGGGTTCGGCCACATTGGCTTTTTGGTCGACGATTTGGCGAACTACTGCCAGGAGTTAGAAAAACTGGGGATTCCTTTTAAGAAGAAGATACACGAGGGGCAGATGAACAATATCGCCTTTGTGTACGACCCGGATAATTACCTCGTCGAGTTGATTCAGAGGGGCACGACGTTTGGCCGCAActga
- a CDS encoding rhomboid-like protease 1, putative (encoded by transcript PVX_091350A), translating to MSNIHTLAEYRDDYGENLPFNRKYYQSQSSFIQRSKPIDVVNLIFPHFTWKSFIMAVSIIQIIVFIISVSIKPADFLTPSDSLLITLGANVASRIKQGEIHRLILPIFLHANIFHTFFNVFFQLRMGFTLEKNYGIVKVIILYFLTGIYGNILSSSVTYCPIKVGASTSGMGLLGVVTSELILLWHVIRHRERVVFNIIFFSLISFFYYFTFNGSNIDHVGHLGGLLSGISMGILYNSQMENKPSWYDHMKMASYACLALLAIVPPIVLFAVPRTC from the exons ATGAGCAACATCCACACCCTAGCGGAGTACCGGGACGACTACGGGGAAAACCTCCCCTTCAACAGAA AGTACTACCAGTCCCAGAGTAGCTTCATACAAAGATCGAAACCCATTGATGTAGTGAACCTCATATTTCCGCACTTCACCTGGAAGAGCTTTATCATGGCCGTGTCCATTATACAAATAATTGTTTTCATAATATCAGTTAGTATAAAGCCCGCGGATTTTTTGACTCCCTCTG actCCCTGCTGATAACGCTAGGGGCGAATGTGGCTTCCAGGATAAAGCAAGGCGAAATTCATAGATTAATTCTGCccatatttttgcatgcgaACATATTTCACACCTTTTTTAATGTGTTTTTCCAATTAAGAATGGGATTTACATTGGAGAAAAATTACGGCATTGTGAAGGTCATCATTCTTTATTTCTTGACAGGCATATACGGAAACATATTATCCTCCTCTGTTACTTACTGCCCCATCAAAGTTGGCGCGAGCACCTCCGGCATGGGATTACTGGGAGTTGTAACATCTGAATTGATACTACTATGGCATGTTATTAGACATAGAGAGAGAGTCGTTTTTAAcattatctttttttctttaatttcttttttttactatttcaCATTTAACGGGTCGAATATTGATCATGTTGGCCATTTGGGAGGACTGCTCTCAG gcatATCCATGGGCATACTCTACAACAGCCAAATGGAGAACAAGCCGTCCTGGTACGACCACATGAAGATGGCTTCCTACGCCTGCTTAGCTCTGTTGGCCATCGTCCCTCCGATTGTTTTGTTCGCCGTGCCGCGCACCTGCTGA